One genomic window of Pseudomonas aeruginosa includes the following:
- the murJ gene encoding murein biosynthesis integral membrane protein MurJ, translating to MNLLKSLAAVSSITMLSRVLGFVRDTILARIFGAGLATDAFFVAFKLPNLLRRIFAEGAFSQAFVPILAEYKNQQGEEATRTFIAYVSGLLTLVLALVTALGIFAAPWVIWVTAPGFADTPEKFALTTDLLRVTFPYILLISLSSLAGAILNTWNRFSVPAFVPTLLNVAMIGFALFLTPYFDPPVMVLGWAVLAGGLLQLLYQLPHLRKIGMLVLPRLNLRDSGVWRVMKLMLPAILGVSVSQISLIINTIFASFLAAGSVSWMYYADRLMELPSGVLGVALGTILLPMLAKTYSNKDRHEYSRLLDWGLRLCFLLVLPCSLALAILAEPLTVSLFQYGKFTTVDAAMTQRALVAYSVGLLGIILVKVLAPGFYAQQNIRTPVKIALFTLVSTQLMNLAFIGPLQHAGLALSIGLAACLNAGLLYWQLRKQRLYLPQPGWAKFLVKLVVAVLAMSAVLLATMHWLPAWEQGAMLERFLRLGLLVVAGLLAYFGMLALLGFRLRDFSRRAVL from the coding sequence ATGAATCTTCTCAAATCATTGGCGGCGGTGAGTTCCATCACCATGCTGTCGCGGGTCCTCGGCTTCGTCCGCGATACCATCCTGGCGCGGATCTTCGGTGCCGGCCTCGCCACCGACGCCTTTTTCGTCGCCTTCAAGCTGCCCAACCTGTTGCGGCGGATCTTCGCCGAGGGGGCGTTTTCCCAGGCTTTCGTGCCGATCCTGGCAGAGTACAAGAACCAGCAGGGCGAGGAGGCGACGCGGACCTTCATCGCCTACGTTTCCGGCTTGCTCACGCTGGTGCTGGCGCTGGTCACGGCGCTCGGCATCTTCGCCGCGCCCTGGGTTATCTGGGTCACCGCTCCGGGCTTCGCCGATACCCCGGAAAAGTTCGCCCTGACCACCGACCTGCTGCGGGTGACCTTTCCTTATATATTGCTGATCTCGCTGTCGTCCCTGGCCGGCGCGATCCTCAACACCTGGAACCGCTTCTCGGTGCCGGCCTTCGTGCCGACCCTGCTGAACGTCGCAATGATCGGCTTCGCGCTGTTCCTCACGCCTTATTTCGATCCGCCGGTCATGGTGCTGGGCTGGGCGGTGCTGGCCGGCGGCCTGTTGCAGCTCCTCTATCAGCTGCCGCACCTGAGGAAGATCGGCATGCTCGTGCTGCCGCGCCTGAACCTCAGGGACAGCGGCGTCTGGCGGGTGATGAAGCTGATGCTGCCGGCCATCCTGGGGGTCTCGGTGAGCCAGATCTCGCTGATCATCAACACCATCTTCGCTTCGTTCCTGGCAGCCGGTTCGGTGTCCTGGATGTACTACGCCGACCGCCTGATGGAGCTGCCTTCCGGCGTATTGGGCGTGGCGCTGGGGACGATCCTCCTGCCGATGCTGGCGAAGACCTATTCGAACAAGGATCGCCATGAGTACTCGCGCCTGCTCGACTGGGGCCTGCGCCTGTGCTTCCTGCTGGTGCTGCCCTGTTCCCTGGCCCTGGCGATCCTCGCCGAACCTCTGACCGTCTCGCTGTTCCAGTACGGCAAGTTCACCACGGTGGACGCGGCGATGACCCAGCGCGCGCTGGTGGCCTACTCCGTCGGCCTGCTCGGCATCATCCTGGTCAAGGTTCTTGCGCCGGGCTTCTATGCCCAGCAGAACATCCGTACGCCAGTGAAGATCGCGCTCTTCACCCTGGTTTCCACCCAGCTGATGAACCTGGCCTTCATCGGCCCGCTTCAGCATGCCGGTCTGGCCCTGTCCATCGGCCTGGCGGCCTGCCTGAATGCCGGGCTGCTCTACTGGCAACTGCGCAAGCAGCGTCTGTACCTGCCGCAACCGGGCTGGGCGAAGTTCCTGGTCAAGCTGGTGGTCGCGGTGCTGGCGATGTCGGCGGTGCTGCTGGCCACGATGCACTGGCTGCCGGCCTGGGAGCAGGGCGCCATGCTGGAGCGATTCCTGCGCCTCGGCCTGCTGGTGGTTGCCGGTCTCCTGGCCTATTTCGGTATGCTCGCGCTGCTG